Sequence from the Nymphaea colorata isolate Beijing-Zhang1983 chromosome 9, ASM883128v2, whole genome shotgun sequence genome:
TGCTGTAAAGAAAAGaatgcccaaaaaaaaattaaattgtaaATTCATATCGCTATAATATAATGTTGTGTGTGtaagaccatatatatatatatcacgaGTTTGGTCTCATTCAGTCCATTCAAAGAATTTGGAAGGGGCAAACTTGATTAAACCTTTTAGGAGtcaatttgatttgaaaacAGAGACATGTTACATAAATCCATTCTAAGGGGTTGTTTGATAGCAAGGACACTCTCTTATTGTCTTGCTTATCTGCCCAAATATTTAAGTAGATTTATATAATACTAAAACTAACGTTTTGTGAATTTAACCCATTTTTTGGACAGATTTGTCGGATGTCCCTGCTGTCAAATGACTGCTAAAGACTCAGGCCGACTTTTTAAACACTAAAACTAATGTTCCATAAATTTACTCTAATTTTTGAGACATATTTATAAGATATTTACAGAGCGTATAGGTAACAAACTGTtgagcatattcataaaacactatgtTATTACATTTTATTACTGTTTTATTGCCAAACGACCTCTCATGAGCATGCTGACCCAATCAGCGGGCAGTCCTAGTTGTATATATAGGAGTACATTTGGAAATGATTTGAATTTAGTTTGAGGATTTTGTTAGTTTCTAATATACCGGATTCAATTCGAATCTAACCTCTAAGTCATATATGTATTTTGAATCTAAGTCATATCTGTATTTTGAATCGGATCCATTTTGGCACCCCACTCTCAATCAATCATATGGGCATATTATCCATGGGTTCCCAATTGGGGTGAGGACCATGTCAATGAATATGGTTTGGGATTGAATGTCATCTTCTAAAACCAAATTATTTTGGGTCCTATTATTTTTAATCTTATCTTAAATCTTAGACATTAAGAGGTCAGCATAGTGCTTCTTTTCTTGGCATTTTGCCTAAATATTTCGtcaatgaaaactaaaaaaaaaaatctagacaAAGACTAGGTTTTTCTAACATGCATTGCGTGcattcatttgatttttgtaaatGGTAGAGTTTTATTACTTGATTCTATTACGTAGTCgattaaattttataattgagcattttattaataattatgtttttatagtatcagattttttttgtaGGTAATTATCTTCATTAAAATGAGTATAAGGGTATGAATCATGTTACAAGACCATGTCACAAATATAGTTCTTGGGTATTGATGGTAaggttttcttttgtatttattGACAAATTAAGttgttttttcacaaaaatcttgggaaaaagaaaaacatctaaaaaaattagataaaaacacaataaatgaAGAACtagaaaaactaaataaaatgacaaaaccacgtgttgatgatgataaaaatgatggaaaatgatttcgtttaagtttaaatttgatccCGTGATGATATTAATGTaacaaaaggggaaaacaaaaaaatgaggaaaaaacatgttccattttttttgtctttcccATTTTTTCGATACTGTCGGAATATCTGTGATAACGTACATAAAAAACCAATGGGACATGAATAACAAAGTTAATTACCAAATATATAGTATCATATTCTATGATGACTTAAACAGTTCAAACTGTCCTAAATAACAaatttattcttcttcttcttcttctctctccccctcacaCTTATGGGCTACTGATATCTTATATGATCATATGATTTATACATTTGAAAAAGCATGTGTTTTATATTGACTATGCAGATTTGGGAGATACCTTAAAGAAGCCGACCCTTTTTCCCCTACTCTTGGGTCTAGGACTGTTTCAAGGGAAGGGAGAGCTGCACTTGTGAATTAGAGTATCATGTACCTATGTACCTACTGCTTACAATCAAGAGAAGTAGTGCTCACAAGAATCGATACTGACGATCTAATTTTCATTAGCCTGCCAAtccgaccagctatgttatgtcCTTCGGGTTAGAGTCTCCAAATAAAAGGACCATGTATAAAAGACATGCTACTCTCGGTATGAGGCGTTACACTTGACAGATATCCTGCTTATTGTCTAGGTCCCAAAACAATCATGGACTCTGGGAGAAGGGGAAATGTTATATTTTAATCTGAATCGGAAATCCAGTTTCACAATATAAGTCTGCTGTctatccaatttttacattcacaatccaaaactgaattttgaaccaaatgtaggcaatttttaaaatataagggTGTTGAATATAGAATATTTGTTTACCTATATATCCCAAGTATAcctatgaataaaaaaaagtcactaACTTCAGTGCTATCACCATGGTGCATTGTCTCAAGGTTGACATGTAGCTCTACTTTTCAAAGTTTCTATGGAAATGAAGGCAATTGTACAATTCTGGAAAACCACCGACTGGAGGTTATGCCACCCACGTTTGTTAAAGAATCCAATCAATGAAGGAAACAAATACAAACCACAACTAAAGAATTAATTAGCAGACCTTATGCAACTTCTGcacaaagaaaaatgtgaatACCAGAGAAGATGGTAACAAAGAAGATGAGCAAACTTCTTAAGGTGGGGGAAACAGTTCAAAATCTCCCTTCTTCCCTCCAGTCTTGGCCACAACCAAATTCCTCCATCTGGGTCTGTTAGAGATCAGTTTGACCCTAACTAAATCCTCCATATTCTTCTGCATGTCCTTCTTCATGAAGTCAAGAGTGTCCTCAAGCAGGGCGTTCCCAGGAAACTTTAGTCCTCTATTAAAACTTCGTTTCTCCGATATGATCTGTTTGTGCCACGGCTCCAGCAAATGCCAAAGACACCCAACCTTCTTGTGGTATTTCCTAGGCCTTTCTGGTAAAGTAATATGTCTTGGTGTAGGCTTCTAAGGTCAGAATCAGTAGTACACCATGGTTAATTTCACACCTTGTCCACACAATAATCTTTTAAGAAAGAAGTAAAAccttttttcttctgaaaatctTATTGAACATAGTTCTATACTACTGCAAAGTTTTTATAGGCAAGTTGAAGTCAGATAACATGCACGGAAGCTTGGAAAATGGAGAGCGACTAACCGGTCCCTCTGGTCCATCTCAAACAACAAACGTATTGGGTTTCAGAAATGGGAAAGATTGATGACATTACAGAATCCACTTCCCctaaattttggaaattaatAAGGTCATTCATAAACTCTTAAATGTGAAAGACGTTAATAAAGTCTGATCCCGAAGTGATTGTCCAAGGTTTGCTAAAACACAGTTATCCTAAATCAAATCTACAAACAAATATCTGCCTGACTTTCAAACTGTTGTCACTCAAAATCTTGGAATTATGACAAAAGCATCGTATCTACAGTAAAAAGAATATCATACACAATCTTGTACAGATGCAGACACACACTGAGGCACCTCACATGCACATGAAAACAGTCTCACCAAtcattctttgaaaaaaaaaatcataaatgcCCTTGTTGCAGAACCATAGGAGGTAGCGAAACCAATTCCCCCTCCCCCCTTCCCCTTCGCAACTCCCAATCAAAGCTCATTTTAAGAGGCATAAGACTGAAGATATGGAAAGAAAACCGTTGCACTGTGACTAGAAGAATCAGATGAATCAATAAGGTCAGAAAAACATACAACTAGAACTATCTAGATACCAGAACTCAGCAGTCACCACCACATATAAACTTAACTGATATTGGATAATCTGGGAAGCTGCCATAAAGGAGAAAGGATAAAGAACTCCAGGAGAGCACACTTGGCTACCGTAATCAGCCGTCAGCAATACGGCTTGCCTCTGCCAGTTCTTTCAAAAAAGACACTACTTCCTCCGAAGGGAGAAGGTAACGTGCCGTAGAGCATTTCCTACTAACTGCACAGGAGAAGTAATTTTCACCCTTGAGATCAAGCACCGATGAGCCTTCATGCCAAGCGGCATTCTCCTGATGGTGCCTGTAGTTTCCACCATTCTGGCTCGATGTTCTCCTCTCCGAGAATGAGGTTGACCTGCGTGGCCGGCCATGGTTCGACTTTCCACTGTTTTTTAAAGAAGAACATCTATGCATCATCCGTCTATCTGGAAATGATTTAACAGATTCCAACACCTTCCCTCTTGTTGTTCCCAGTGCATCCCTTGGCAACTCCGGATCAAAAAAGGAATAGATGTCTTCATCCTGAAAAATGGCCATTGCTTGCTGATTAGAGAAGACTGAAAGAGATTATGAAGTGCACAACTGTTAAGACACTGTGCCCCTCAACTTTGCTAGTGTCCAATGAGAGTTGAATTGTTTCACAAAATAATACAGTACGGGGCTGTAAGTATTGGTCTGTCTTAGCAGTGTTAAAGAACTTGTTCTTatgtaaaaaacaagaaagaaaataattttgtatTAAACAAAGATGAATACAAGCTGAACCAGTTTACttaacaaaagggaaaaaaaagggataacttcacgaaaataaattaaacaaagttCAATCCAAATACCTTTCCCAGAAAGTGGCCAAGGCAAAGAACATAATCTATTGGTGTTGCCAAACACTTGCTATGAACTATTTCTCCCAAGATTCTGTCAATTGCAGCACCCTGAATGGATAGAAAATTCTTCAGAAGAATGATAAATTGATTGCAATGACATGTTAGGCAATGCCAGTCACCTGCATATTTCAACTACCCAAAAACAATGGCAACAACAATTATGCAGCTATAAATAGGATTATGCAACAAAAGACAGCTACGAGTCAAGAAACTGGTATAGTTACAAATAAAGACTATTGAGGGTTTGAGTCCCTCTCTTTCCATTTTGCTTATCTGATCCAATTGCATAGTATATCTTCTATCCGTAAGGTTTTGCAACTCTTGTGATAGCAATATTGAGTCCTCGGTGAAGCTAATTCCAGAAGTGAACATTATAATCATGTTGTGTATTCAATTGAAAAGGACATAAGGATGTAGAAACTGAAGCACTCAACCTCAAAGTGATAGAAGGGAATATCTGCATGGAACATCTCTTAAAGGTTCCAACATTTTCCTGAGCTGTTCTAGAATCAAGACAGTATGTCAAGGAAAGAACTGGTATCAGACGTGAATTATACATAGATTACAAAATATGCCTGCTCAATTTTTCACTTCTTATCTTGGAAATCTTAAGGACTAATATCAAAAACATAATTGAAGGAACATTAGTTTCAATTTCCTGATTCTGAAAGACAAGCAAATGTATGACCACTGAGGAAATAAAGAACAAACTGAGGCAACCACCCATGTATCCACAATAGAATTAACCTTATcattttgatccaaattgtgGGATCCATAAAAAAGTTGATCAATAAGAAACCAATATGAACCACGTTACACAGCTGAAGAATACTACATACCTTTGTAACTCCGACAGGCCTGACCTCAACAGACCGGCTACCTTGTACGACATCCACTGCAGCATTTGAGATAGGCCCAGTCCATAAATGCTGCAGCATATCCCTTGCTTGAAGCctcccaaattcaacatctatACCCAAAGAAAGTTAAGACGCCATCCCCAATAACGTACATGGAAAATGCCAACAGAAGAGATATTTTTAAGCCTACCGGCAAACTTGAAGTTCCATACTAGAGAAGTTTCTCGAACCTCAACATAAGAGCGAGGCGTTCTTTCTGTGAAATAATCAAAAACATCCTGCACATCgaacaaaatcaaaatgatgGTATCAGAAAGCAAGAACCTTAAGAAAGAGATTCCATAAATTGgagaattctggaaatgatcTTTAATGCACCTGTACACTCTCAACCCAGTCCATGTTTAGGTGCTCAGGCATCGTAGTCATCCATTCTCCTTTTGTAAGGCGCAAAAACATACCATTTTCAGCAGCCAGCCACAGGTTATAGTCCCCAAAATTCTGTATAGGCAACTATCAGTAGTTAAACAAGCAACTACTCAGATTAATGTAGACGGGCGAAGAATTTGTCAGAACACCTCATCTAACATATTCCTATCACTTCCACTGAGTACAACAATTGTTGTTTTTGGATCAGCGCAGAGAATTGTAAGAGGTTCTTTCAAATCTGGGTGCAAAGAAGTTTCCATCTCCTTAATTTGATCAGCACCCCTTCTTCCTGGAGCATCCACTGGTGCTGTCAATGTTGCATTGAATCCCTGGAGTACCAAGGAATTTTACTTTGATTCCATACCACAAATgtgcataaaaaaagaaaaagaaaagcacccACAGTAAAGGTAAAGCTAGTTACCAGTATTAATAACCGATTTCTCGCCTGCAAATAGCGGTCTACAGCAGTTTTAACTGGAAGAGAAGGTGGCACTTGCCTTGTTCTCAGCTGAGCTTCAACTATGGTATCATTAAGTTCACTGAAAATGATATCAGGTAATGCTAATCATAGAGAAATAAATGTCACattcaaagaagaaagagaaaattaaacttttgacactacaaacaagaaccaaaaACAGATCAACAAACAACATGACACTCATCCTGGATAGTTTTAAATTTATAACAACGTGAAAAGTCAAAAAGAAGGcagaaaaactaaaagaagaaaaaaatcaaacacaaagaaCTCAACAAAGTTATGGTACCAATAATGAAGAAGTTAAATCGGGAAAAGCTTCATCAAGAAAATCCATGATACACAACATTGTTCTGTAAATTGATGCAatgtctaataccttctctatTCCTGAATCATTCAGTATTCTAGTTTCTGCATTATATTGATCTGTGTTATCCATAATTTACATTGTTGGgctttttaataaaattatattacaccacataaaattttaaaaaggtgTAAAAAATGAGATGACAACTTCCATTAGATTATGGAATGATCCAGAGGAAATAAATATAGCATCCTCAAGATCTGCCACAATGTTATAGACCAATTACTTAACACCCTATGTGTTCGAAAGGGATTATCGCTTGAGAAAGCCTCAATGACTTGAGAAATCTTCAAAGATCACATACTTCTACATCATATTATGTTTATCTGGTTTGCAACCTTTTTGGGTGCGAATGGAAGCCGTTCAGAGGCAGGTTGGAACCTCCCATACCAAACACGCAGATCAGctttgacaaagaaaaaaatcttatGCTTGGAACTTGGGTCCAACATGTGAGGATGTGTGTTCCTTAAAAGGGGTGGATTGTTACAACCCATATGTGTCAAATGACTTGAGAGTACTCATACattaaagattttgagaaaCCTTCAGGAATTATACTTGCATGACATACTATCAGTTCTCCTGGTTTGTAGTATTTTTGGGTGTGAAACATAACTGACTATGGGGCAGGTTGGGATCAATCTTGGGCCTGTTCATTGCAAATGAGGCCATTATGTATTCACGACATAACAGACAAAAAAATTCTATACACTTAGCATGACAGAGGAAAGACAAATAATAAggcagtccacatatcataaagCTGTACCTCACAAAAGTTTCAGCCCAGACCTGGGCAGTGTGTGTGGTTACATGTTCAAAGTTATGCCTGtgccttttttctctctcatcctcTGCCATATCTAAAGCACATCCAATCGAAGAAGCAACTTCAGTTATATTCCATGGGTTAACAAGTAAAGCACCAGCACCAAGAGATTGTGCAGCTCCTGCAAACTAGAGACCAAGGTGATCTTTGAGCAGGTAAGAACAGTAAGATAATGGAAACACGTAAATGTTGCACACCATGAATGAGACTAGGCCTGTTCAACGAGTTGAGACAACTTGGGTTCGACTCAAACCCACTTGGCTAAGCTCAATTCGAGTTTGGctaatttaataaatgagtcgagttcaagacTTCAAGTTAAGAACTGAACTAGCttaaataaacaagttgagcttgaaCTAGGCAGGCTTGGGTTGCCTAAACTCGTTTAAGCTTGTGGTAAGACTAGAGTATATGTAAAAGACGTTTTACATTATtatcacagaaaaaaaaaaagctttttcaACGGGCTTCCTTGTGGCTAGCAAGAGGTGGATTCGAAGTTCAAGTCCCCTTGTCTCGTCTcatgaaacatatttttttaataaatggcTCAGTAAGCTCAAGCCAAGTCGACTCAagcttaatcgagccgagttcgaacTTTCTTCAACtggagccgagctcgagctggtcaactcgagcttgacttgagcCAAGCTAGCTTTGACCCAGCTGGGCTTGAACTCGGCTCGTGAACATCCCTAGGGAAACACGAACTAGCTTCGATAGATTATACATggtacaaatgaaaaaaattaggaaGCAAAGGCAACCAAGTTCAGATGTACAAATTGCATCCAACTAAATGCACATAACAAGTCAATTCACACATAAAAAAGACATGCATCTATTTACCGAGTCAAATAAATCAAAACTTCAGATCAACCTCGAAGCAAGCATTAAAAAGCTTACTTCACTAAGAATGAGAACTCCTTTTTTTGAATCTTGGCATGCAACAAATTCATAGCTGACAAGATTCATCCCATCACGCAGGGAGGTAACTAACGCCACATCTGCCAGGTAATGTATCATTGTATCAGTAAGAGGAATGAAAGTGGCATTAAGCATTTGAAGAATGAAGAGGCACAAAAAATAGCACAGGTGATTGATTAAATATTGAGAATATTTCTATGTGTTCAAGTGCCAATATGTCCAAAACCTATATCTACAGGTACACtacaaaatgttgaaaaaacaaagatgataaaaaaatcagtttCTACACTAGCATATACACCTGGCAGCCCTCCCATCATTTCCATGAGATGCATAATTTGAACAGTGAAagaacattaaaagaaaaactatgaaaaggaaaacgaaGATAAGCTGAGTACCAGTGATTGCATATAGTGCACATAAAGCATAAAAATCAAGCGAGCGGTCCTACATATAGAAATGGAAACTTATTTAGGTAAAGCAACAACAGAAAAGTAATAACACTTAGTAAATGTTAATTGAGCAAAAAATAATATGTATCAACTTATTACAACCTCTAGGTAGCTATAAGTAATTGTAATTTACATATTCAGAAACATAAATGGTTCAAAATGAATAAGAGATACATGCACCTCGTAgatcttttattttaaacagAGATCATGTTTATGTTCTGCACAtggtttcttcaaaatcatgccATTTCAAGAAGTCAAGGGTCATACACAACAGGAAGATCATAGCTGCTAACTGAAAAAGTAACAAAGAGTCTAAAACCAGTAAACTTTTAACTATACCATCTGCAAGAAATCAATTAGACACAGGTGAACAttttaggttaaaaaaaaaaacaagttgtgAAGAGATAAATATTAACGTAATATTCACAAAAAGATGCTAGAGATTATGGTACAAGTTTAGCTATTACTAGAATAATTATGCACTCATGTAGTATCTGAATGATTCTTACAAAGTCTATAGCCATTTTCAATTAGAAAAGTTAAGATGTTGAACTGCACTCCTTAATAGGGAGTTGAAACTAGCACATGAATCCTCACAATTTAAGGTTGTTTCTAGTCTGCCTTTTTGTTGCTCAACTGCCCATGCAATAATTTGAAAATACTGATGCAAGCTCCTCATACATGCTGCTGCAATGTGAGAGATGATTTTAAATTTACTTTTTCACAAAGGACCATTGTAGAAACACATTTGAGAATATAAAGAAGCAAagttaaataaaatttaagatgACAAACCTTGGTCTCTTCCACATGCCTATAGAAAAACGATAAAAACTTCTTTCCtattttgatgttatttttagtGATAAAAGAAAGCTGCCACTGATTTCTACAACCATTGTATCTTGAAACGAACATGGGAACCACAATGAAGTTCTATTAAGGGGCCTTCCTTTTGACTGGTGCAAAGTTCACATCTTTGACTAGCAGTCGCCACAAGATTATTCGTCACTGTAGACCTTCATGAAGTGAGATATGTCAAGCATGACATTACTGAAGGCCTCCATACCTCTTTCACATTCATGAAACATAGATATAGACGAGGGAGAAGCCATATGGGATACACATTTAATCACAAGTCTTTGCATGTTGTTCCTTGACTAGTTTCTCACTCATGATTATCTAAGATGCAAGGAGTGTCATGATCAACCATTGAgctcaaatatatattaatgaGTATTGACTACTGTAATATTTTTAACAGATTTACAATCTCTAAAAACTTCACGCTCTCAATCTTCTGTATATCCTATGATATGATTAATTGGAGATAAACAATTACATatgattttcctttcctttctttgctCGCAGCCAACAAGATTTGCTGCATACCTGCCAGAATTCAAGCATACAttataaagaagagaaaaaaggacaTACCAGATGATGGATGGGTACTGCTGTCAGTGTACCAAATCGGCCATTGATGCGGCCAACAATCTCATGAACCTGACTCGTAAGCTTTTGATCTGTAAGGGAAGAGATCCAGAATTGAATTACAATTACTATGCTGATACATCCATATAGTCTTTGCTGCTAACATGTGGTTACAAAAtggtttaagaaaaaaaatggtagaaGAATGCCAAGAAGACAATGAGATGAATAGCCACAAACATGATATCAGATGCAAAGGAAAATAAAACGACATTAACAAACAAAGTGTTTTGATATAATTGGAAACAAAGGCCAATGATCATAACATATTGCacttatacaatttttttatgatttgaaCATCCATATGAATAGTAGTAAATCTTTGTAACTGTTAAGATTCAAGTGCTTTATGCCCCATAACTATACTAATAGTCTTAAATGGACTCCTATATGACCTCAAAGGCAAAGGCCTGTAAAGTTTCACTTGAGAAAGTTTTTCAATATTGAACTTTCAGCTACACCATAATTATGAAGTGCATTTCACTTTTATTATCAAGTTAAGTCATTTTAAAGGATTTCCCAAGttcaaataaaaatcaatgTAACATTGTGGTCTGAGAGAAAAATACCAATCACAATTCACAATAACCCAGTTTTACAAAGGAACACAATGTTGTCAGTTAGAAGACAAAAAACCACAGACCATTACTTCTCTTATAGCTACCATTCACTGCATGTTCTTTAAATGCCTTCAATTGATTGACATCTAAATTACCAAATTATCCGTTCAAACCTATAATTAAGTGTCTCATGCCTGATGCGACTTAATAAGAAATCTGCATGCCATGAGTATGATAGAGAGAATGCCTGTAAATCAGTTGGAGAGGACATTAGATTTCATTCCTAGATATAGTTTCAGTCATCCTTCCTGGATCAGACAtcttgataaagaaaaattttgactCTAAGTATTCATGTAAATGACATTATTGTGTAGGTGATGATGCAGGATGATCTAACTCGTGGGTTAGACATTTTTAATCGAAGAATTACTTGGTCTCCAAGACCACCAACAAATAGACATGAACTAGTCAAGAAGGAGCACGGTTTTCACTAATTATGATGAATACTTTTTGAAAAGACCTAATGTTAAACTAGGGATTGTAGAATGAATAATGGAAGCCAAACATAAAGCTGAAATTAAAAGCATTATAAAGGCACTGTTCAAAGTCATAAGTAAGGACAAAAGTGAATCTAAAGTAAAAACTAGTAAAAGGCACCATTCTtagaaaaagcaaaggaaagaaaagatgcCAAAGGTGGATTGAAGCAGAGTGAAGAACAAAAGCAGGAAAAGGGCCTTGATTTCCTTTGAAAGGTAGGCAAAAATCCAAAGAAATATAGAACGGAGTCCCATGCTAGTCCAATTCAAGTAGATCAGATTAAATCTCACACACCATTTAATGATGCAGTGAAGGTACCACAGTGGCTTCTATTAGAAGTTTCGCCCAATGAATAACTCATAATTAGTCTTACAGAAGGAGCATAAAGAAAAATGACCATAAGAACAGAAACAACCAAACTGGAATGAGCTGTCTAATACTTCTGCAGAAAAATAAGCATTCTCTCGTCATGAACATGGGCTTGTGCCTTGATGATGGCTCACACTTGCACAAAAAAGAAGGTTGAGATTATCAATACTATCAGATCCGACAGAGTAAGAGACCACTCTAGAGACGGCCCGCCCCTTTTGTTTTCATTAAGCTTATGAAAATTGATAGTTCAGCATCATGGATATGATCAACAAAACTGAATAAGTATTTCTACTTCTCCCTTCAATTTATTGACAAAATAAGATACATAAATTAATCAAAGCTCAAACAAAATTCATACACTCAGGGACATCAGTTCTGGTAGGAACAGCTATTTGCAGCAGAACGACTTTATCACGCCACCTGGCATTTTCTTCCAGAAACTTTTCAAATGCCAAAATCTTCTGAGGAATTCCTTTGATCATGTCAAGACGATCAACACCTAACATAACCTGTCCAACAGACGCATGCAGTTATGTCTAAACTGAAAATATCACTGACAACAGTCATGTACACTAACCCACGGTAATCTCACAATAATGGGCATTAAGGCCGAAACACAAAGATaatagagaatgaaaacaatatTATTGAAATTCAAAGATGCTGTAAAAACAGCACATTCACAATAAGGAATgagaatacacacacacacacacatatatatatatatatatccaaaagaATAGGAAATTAAAGAAGAGAGGAGTGATAAAGGAACTTGCTGTTGGTCTAGCTCCAACGGCTCTTAAGTGAGCCTTAAGAGCCGTTGGAGAAAGCCAACATTTAGCTCCAACTCAATTAAATaacagataaaaataaaataatgcagaaaaataagTCTGAGAATTACATATATTCTTATATAgaagtatatacatatatatgtatctatagtCTTATGTGtgaaacacataaaaatatagataaagcatatatataaatatagaatATATACACAAATAATTTGACATTTTTCTAACATAAACTTATTACgcgaaaaagaaaaggacctAGCTCAATATCAGTAAATATGTTACTGAGAAAAAATGAGCAATAATTCCATATTTGCACACTTATACAGTTAAGTAGGTGCTCCATgcacaatgacaagaaaaaactACAAAGTTTTGCAGGAGACACAAGCATAAAATAAGAAGGCAGGAGATTACagttgaaaaaagaacaaaggatACCTGAATAGTTGAAGAGAATACCATGAACCGAGAGAAtaactaggtttttttttttagattctGATGTATGTCAAAATCTATGAACTGAGGATACAATTTCAACTTGTTATAGCCATTTCAGGAGAAATGCCTAGCTAGTATTCACTAGCTTGTAGGAAAAGGTGACACCTGGGGCCAGAGCCACATATGGACCAGGTTGGATGGGCACCCTGACTTGCCAAAATATTTAACATAAACATATATAGGATGGCCTTTTGTGCAACACCCCCCCACCCCCAAACCTTCTTCACGACTAGAAATTTGTGCCTCCCCTGAGCTAAATCTTAGCCCGGCCACTAGTGACACCAccacaaaatttggaaactgGCAAGACCAATCAACTGAAGCTAGTTGATTATGTTTCAgtttcacccaaaaaaaaaaaagaaaaatctgaagcATGCTCTTTTGTTTTAGAATCTATTTTAATTTCTCTAATAAGATTTGTCCAACAGTTTGCATattggtttatttttaaatttctcatAAGCGAAGCAACTGGACACAGGAAGTAAATTTTCAGTCAAAGTCTGTGCTGAGGAAATATAACAGTCAACCATATATATTGGGAGCACTGCATAGTTTATGAAAATACAAGATAGCTAGTGCACTATGATCCTGATTCTAGGAGATGAGAATTCACCTTTCTTCCAGCAAACCTTTCTTTCAGCTCTT
This genomic interval carries:
- the LOC116260218 gene encoding alpha,alpha-trehalose-phosphate synthase [UDP-forming] 1-like, yielding MPGSKYHSNPGIPASRLERLLRERELRRSSRGSNSGDENLDHRENSVLENEASISGSDVCNENLLEAVASAVTNSHGEICRKEDGRPAKQRLLVVANRLPVSAIRKGEDSWTLEISAGGLVSALLGVKQFETKWIGWAGVNVPDESGQKALTKALAEKRCIPVFLDEETVHQYYNGYCNNILWPLFHYLGLPQEDQLATTRSFQSQFDAYKKANKMFAAVVNEHYQDGDVVWCHDYHLMFLPKFLKEYNSNMKVGWFLHTPFPSSEIHRTLPSRSELLRAVLAADLVGFHTYDYARHFVSACTRILGLEGMPEGVEDQGRLTRVAAFPIGIDSERFIRALELPQVQEHIKELKERFAGRKVMLGVDRLDMIKGIPQKILAFEKFLEENARWRDKVVLLQIAVPTRTDVPEYQKLTSQVHEIVGRINGRFGTLTAVPIHHLDRSLDFYALCALYAITDVALVTSLRDGMNLVSYEFVACQDSKKGVLILSEFAGAAQSLGAGALLVNPWNITEVASSIGCALDMAEDEREKRHRHNFEHVTTHTAQVWAETFVSELNDTIVEAQLRTRQVPPSLPVKTAVDRYLQARNRLLILGFNATLTAPVDAPGRRGADQIKEMETSLHPDLKEPLTILCADPKTTIVVLSGSDRNMLDENFGDYNLWLAAENGMFLRLTKGEWMTTMPEHLNMDWVESVQDVFDYFTERTPRSYVEVRETSLVWNFKFADVEFGRLQARDMLQHLWTGPISNAAVDVVQGSRSVEVRPVGVTKGAAIDRILGEIVHSKCLATPIDYVLCLGHFLGKDEDIYSFFDPELPRDALGTTRGKVLESVKSFPDRRMMHRCSSLKNSGKSNHGRPRRSTSFSERRTSSQNGGNYRHHQENAAWHEGSSVLDLKGENYFSCAVSRKCSTARYLLPSEEVVSFLKELAEASRIADG